The genomic interval TTAAGGCCATAGCTTTGAGATAAGTTGTCCCTACTCACTAATTGCTCCACGGAGGTATCAGTTGTGCCTCCGAAACTCCAAAATTAGTCTGATTCActacaaaatatataactattttgatgaaaatttgtcaaaaaaacCTTAATTTCTGTCAAAAATTAACTACTGATAGAATTGTTGATGGTTAAATTTTGTCGAAAATACATTAATAGGTAAACTATTCCATtgtaaaaagtaatgaaactcaaatttgttggaaattttttacaatatttcatcattaaaaaggtaaaatggcAGTCCATTTATTGACTTACTTTTGGCACTGTTCTGTTGGAGTATTTCATCAATGATTTGACATATTCCGTTGGTAATCCATCAACAATTCCACCAGATGTTGGTTAGAAAATCAATCGAAAAAATTTGTGGTTATTCAGTCGGTACTTTATAGGTGATAAAAGGATATTTTGATAATTCTACaaaatatgtatgtatgcAAACTTATGTATTATACAATTATCAGATATTTAGACAATATTATTatagaatttaaaataattaaaaataaatattattatacaattaaaaatattaaaacatacaaaaatatattaatttatattcaaaGTATACAATGTTtcaatgttttaaaaataatgaaaatatacATAAAAGAAGTCCAATGCCTCACAACGTGTTGTCGTCACCTCTTGCAAACTCTCCCTCGAATTGCAAGTGCTCGCTTGTTGTGGTGGAGGAACTGAATCTGCTTCATCTGTTCCATGAAGGTCTAAACTGTCTTCGCCGTCGCACtgttcttctttattttccatggcaTCTTGAGAACATTCTCATTATTGTTGTTCAATGTGTCGCGAATGTCAAGAATGTTCTCTTATAGATGCTACACCTTTTATTGGAGAGGATCAGGATGAGCAACAGTCACCACCGAAACTCCACATGCAAGCTCTGATGTCGGTACAAGTAAAGACCCACCAGGCATTCTAATCCCAAAGCCATACACATGATAAAAAAATGGCTGAAAATTAAttggaaaatattaaaaaatggcTGCAAATTATATCATCTGTGGATAATCTGACATATTGCTTTGGACAAAAGATTTtcaattgaataaatttttttaaagtaattattgctttttttatatgattttagaCTATTTGATGATTAAAACTTTTCTTTGTGTGACGTGctaaaatactaataatttagttttagCCTTAGATTGATAAAGATGAATTTGTCTTACCCAACTTTATCCTAATAATTTATAGGTGACAGTTTATTTTGACAGGTAACTTGACGTTAATTTATGTCCATAATATGAACTTTATATGGTGAATTATATTTGAATGATAAATGATGGATGCTCTTAAATATGGAATGGACAGGTGgaattaattatgaaatgaaatagGATAATCTCTCATTATATAGTTTAATATCacatgtataaaaaaaaaaaaagattgatggTTTTACTTTAAGttagttaagaaaaaaagttgCAAATTTAGATTTAGTTAGATATTACTTTTAGGTTAAGAACTTAAGTTTGAATTCCTTCCTCCCCTTATTCCTTAAAGTTCCTTTAATATACAACCTAAAAAAGATGCTAGATGCCTTTCAGTGTATTTTCTTCTGAAAATCTATAACATGCGTTATCCATCTTTTTTGCCaatagtatttttctttttgaaaaaaaagaagaagcacaGATTAGTctgataatatatataaatatttcttgaaattttaaaatcttttttcattcttttaatgTCCTCAAATTTtggattgaaaattattttagagTACGATGACAACCACTAGTACATACACTATGATATTGCTTTTGATTACACAATATTAATTCCTATCATATTTGGATCTGTAACAAAATACTAAAACTTAAGCAggttctctttttttttaaagagttACTGTCAGACAAGTTTCATTAATCCCTTCTTCACTTCTTCTCTCTCAGTACGGCATACTGACAGGATATACTTGCAGACAGatatattaaaacttaaggCTGCTGCAAAAGCAAACCTGTTGGCAAAGCATCTTATCCTGTTTGCTTTAGCATAAAGCAACTGCCAGATGCCGATGATCTCCTCTAAATTCGACACACAACTTCGCGTAAGGAATATATAGACTGGACTGGATGGCTGCCTTATCACAGAATCTAAAACTTTTTGGATGTAAAAGACAATGGAAAACGAACCCTTCTTTTGAATTCTCTAACTATTATCCTATTCAAGCATGAAATTCCCATGATCTATCAATTTTATATtagacttaaaaaaaaaaaaaacttttcttgcttatttatttaataaagagttTTATTTTCAGTTGTCAATTTATATGAATAGATCATTGTAGTGATGGGAAGCAATATCATTTAAAAGATGAATTTATTTTCACCATCTTTTAAATCCATtagtaaaaaatgaaaaattgagtttttaaCTAATGTcgttgatgaaaataaaacattgGGTAAAGGATATGGActaataatgaaattttatttacagTGTATAATAGAAATCATGATtgacaaaagtaaaaaagaaatatttggtaGCAAATTGTTGATGAACAAAAACATCAATTGACGCAACGAGTTagcataaaaacaaaaactagtACTCGACAaagcttttaaaattgataatcAAATTTCAAACACAAAAACTTAcactcaaaatttgaaaataaatataatatcatttaataattcaaaaaaaaataaattaagtataaaaactaaaactaagaATGCTATTTATAATAACCTAATCTTACTTgacttaaatttgaaatacaagtaaaataaattaaaataaaaaagtatgtTACCTTAGACTTTCTTAAAGTACAAGAAAAGTAAATTCCTAAACCTATATTTACTTATCATCcaagtaaaacaaaataaaacaaaaactctaaatattaaatactaaataaaaaatattaaatgttaaaattaCTTATCTACATCATCAATGCAAaactattttcattttaggaCGATCAATTTGGCTTcaactttccttttttttaaaaaaggctTATTTTATTCATCCAAAGAAAGGAGTCCTGCTGCAAAACAAACAAGCTGCtaggaaaaatcaaaggaaaGGAACAACCGAAGTTTACAAAACACAGAACATTGAACCGAAACAGAATGTTGCAAAAGGTGGCAAAGAGCTGATATTGCAAAATAGTGGCAAATTGGATGTAGGACAATGGACTTCCCCTTGAGATCATCATAGCCCATTGAACCAAGTACCAACTGATCTGTTTATCTGGGACAGTTGCAAAATAGCAGACCACACTTGATGAGAAAAAGGACAGGAGAAGAATTTATGTTCTCTGCATTCTGAACTCTGGAGCCTAACCACTGAAAAAACGACTTGTATCAGAGATTGAACACTGTTTCAGGAGCTAATTCTCTGTAGAGAATAGGTAATCTGTCCAGAATTGTCATCCAAGCAATGAGAGTGTCTTGTAATATGGTATGGAAACCGGATAATTTTGTGCGAAGTCACCTTTGACAGTGTGTGCCTAATCTCCTCCCAAGAATTAACTAGCAATTGTAAAAGTGCCAAAAGCAGTGCTTGCCTAATTAgctatccaaaaaaaaaaaaaaatccaaagtAACAATTTGAAAGCTATTAGATTAATGAATGAAAGGAAATAAATCAATAAGAATGTAGGCAAGATTTTTGTACTTTATTGTGAGAAATTTTCTCCTGGTTCTTCCGTGTACGGAGGCAGTACATTCGGTTGATACCAACGATACCAATATATATCTTTGCTGGAATGCCTGTTTATTGCATCTTCGATTCCTTGGATTGTGGTAGTACTTTTCTTCGTATCTTTCTGAACAAGTTGGAATGCCTTTAAAACCAATTAATTAGAATGAGACAATGAGAAGAAGTGTGTTAATTCTAATGTTAGTaatcaataagaaaaattaaatacgtACAAATAATGAACTAGCCTTTCTATAATTAGAATGTACTCAAAGCTGtcatgtttttaattatttaataaataaaggaaaaaaaaaattagctatAGGGTAAAAAGTGTGGATGGATACCTCTGTTTTGGCGTGAACACAAAGATTTGAATCAACTGTAAAAGTTGAAGCCATCTTGGGACATTCTTCTATTGTTAAGGACCGTAAGGATtggaatataaaatgataaccCTCAGGGGTGGAGCTCAAGATGCTTGGCAAATTCCCAAGGAATAGTACTTCTAAGTGAGGGAGGACcatcttcttctccttcccaTCTTTGGTGCTTGCTTCACCTTCATGTCCAAATAAATGCTCCAATTCAAAGGCCTCTTGAATTATGAGATATCTGAGTTTTGAAAGATAACCAACAAAACTAGCAGGAAATAGGCGTTTCAAGTTTTTGCACTTTCCAATTTGCAACCTGATCAGATTGGGGAAACATACTTCGAGATGAACTTGTGATGATGAAATTTGATCCTCGGTAATGATTTGCTGCAGTGCTTCGCATTCCCAAATCTTCAGATATTTCAGGTGCAACAAATTCTGAGCAATCGTAGGTGAAAAAACATGTCTCAGTCTCCTGCAACCGATGACCTTCAATTTAATAAGATTTCCAAGGGTTACATACTGGAGAGGATCCTTCCATATAATGCACAATTCAGGTAGAGTCTCCAATCGCAGTACCCTTAAACTTGAATGAGTATGTCCACCTTGAGCCTGACACGTCCTCTCATGATTCCGAGCAGAAAAGTATTCCAAATTTGGTGACTCTTGTCCCAAATCAGGGACAATAGTGGCACACTGCTGGTTCTTATTTCTGATATTAAAGAGGCAAAACTCCTGTGAATACATAATAAACCCAGTATCATTATATATGTATTCctaccaaaataaaaatctttagGCTAATGTCtatgaattttgttttgaaacctGTACAACAATTCTAATGTCTATGATCAAAATGAGCAAACTATTCTGATCTCCTTAGATAGGCTTTGGCTATTATCATCatcaacaataataaaaaaaaaaacaataaagaatTAGAAGAATGCCTATTGGATACCTTCGTTTGGGCATGCATCGAAGATTCTGAATCAACAAGAAAACTTGTAGCGATCTTCAAACATTCTTTTACTTCCAAGTATTCCAACGTTGGGAGCACAAAATGATAACACTCCGGTATGAACCTTGTGAGGCTAGGTAGCCTTTTAAGGAATAACCGTTTCAGTTGAGGAAGTAACATCTCTTTCTCATCTTTGAGGTCTGTCTCATCTTCATGTCCAAATATTTGCTCTAATTTACAAGCTCCTTCTACTTTGAACTCTTCGAGTTTGAGAAGGCAATGAGCAACAATAATAGGGAAGAGAGTTTTCAAGCTGTTGCAACCTATGatccatatttttcttaaattaggGAAGCTTGTAGGTTGAAGAGGAACATTTGATGTCGATGTTGAACTTTGGCCCTCATAAATTATTTGCTCTAATGCCTGACATCCCTTCACACACAGGAAGctcaaatttgataaatgttGGGCGAGCATAGGTGGAAAAACGTATCTCAAGCTCTTGCAGTCAATCAACATCAAAATTGTGAGATTTTGAAGGCTTGCTAATTCAGTGGGACCTTTCCATATAACCTGTAACTCAGATAAGTCCTCTAAGTGTAGTGCCTTTAGATTGAGAAGGAGGTATCCACCTTGAAGTTGAAATATCTCTTGACAATTCCCAATAGTCAAATATTCTGAATCGTATGACCTCTGTCTCAATTGGGGGCCATCTCTATTGTACAATTGGCTATTATTCCCAACCTTAAAGAGGCTCAGCTCCTGTAAAAACATGCTTTAATTAGATTAGATTGTGAATGCGGAATGTAAATACATACTTCTTTTTTGGTCTAAGAAGTAAATACTAGACCAGAATTCAAGATCTCTACCAAAAGCTCATATGTAGCACTTAAGCAAGGGTTTCTTTCATGTCTTCCTTCAAAAATGAATTTCCTAACTCAATTTGATGGCTTGAATTTGATAAGCATagaaattttgagattatatatatatatatattgaaagttGTATGGATCAATAAAACCGAAGTGATTAGAGTAAGAATGGTTTGAGATCATTATGATTTAAAATAGAAAGAGCTTAATTTTGAACTTTAACTAAATAATTAAGATGCATCAAGTCATCTTCGAAGATCTCTGCAGAAAGTAGATTGCAAGCTTGATATTCAGAATGAGGTAAACCATTCAGTGAGAAGGAAGTACCTTTAGTTGAGCTAACATCGTAGCTGGTAGTTGACCAGTAAAATGAGTCAGTTGGGGACACCTATACACTTTCAACTTTTCCAAAGATGGCAATGTAATAAAACAGTTTTCCGGACAGAAACTCTTCAAATGCATCAAATTTTGAAGCACTAATGATTTCAACTGTGAGAGCACAATATCCTTTTCATCCTTCTCCTTTGCAGTGCTGAATATTTGTTGTAATTGAGAGGAATCAATTATGCAAAGGCTTTTCAACTGTGGAAGGCCTTCGGCCATTGACATCGGGAAGACATATTCCAATTTAGAACAATCAATTATCCTGATCGTTGTTAATTTTGGCAAATGCGAAGGACGCAAAAAAGAGTTCGGTGAtatttcatcatcatcttcgAATTCAGCGAAGATTTGCTTCAGTTCAGGGCAATGGAGTATCTCCAGTTCTTCAAGCTCACTCAAACCTTGAGCAAGGGATGGCGAGAACAAAGATGTCAATCTGTTGCAATGTTGTACTCGTACGACCTTTAGACTTCGGAGCCCTACATGATTAGTCGGTCCTTTCCATATGCACCATAATTCTGGTAATAACTCTAACTCCAAGTATATCAAATTTGAGAGCAATGGTGGCTCATTTTCTTGGTTGGCATGAAGAAGCTTATCCATTTCAAATACCACTTGCAACTGACCACAATCTTTAATTGTCACCTCTCTTAGATTTTGTACCCCTGGAACTGCAGAGATCATGTCCATGCAACTTCTTATTGTGAGCTCTTCTAAGTTTTGCAGAAACTGTTTAGGAGGCGGACCACTGCATAACTGTTTCAAAGAAACCATATTACTCATGGTCAACATCACCAAATTAGAGAATGCAGGGGTAGGCACTTGGTGCTGAGTCGTATCGATCAGACATTGGATATCCTTGCAATCTTGAAGTTCAAGAAAAGTTAATTTCTGGAGCCCTCGTCGATCCAGTCTTGGAACGAGATTCTTGTAACCTGTTATGCTATCCAGAGAAAGATCTTCCACACTGAGAAGCAACTTATTAAATGCATTTAACGAGGATTCCTTGATTTTCAAGGTTTTAGAGGTGGGATAATGATCGCGTTGCCATTTATTTACCACTATCGCGTACCTCTCTAAGTTTGGGAACACAAAGTACTTTGACAGGAATTTAGAACGAATGCACAATGTGAGTGCACTTAAATGGGGCAATTGATATAGCTCTGATAGGCTGGCATTGCTTCCCTCAGCACTTTTCTCTTCAATTGTCCATTGTTCAAAGCTAGGATAATCAATGTATAGCTCCTCTAGGGACACCAATCtagaaaatacaaaataatCAAAGCAGTCAGATCAGTATGGCCCACTGTAATAGCATTTTAAGCTAACAGTAAGAGCCTGCAGGGGACAAGTTGGGGACTAccaaactttaaaattttcttgtttctggCCAAAAAGAACAATAGAAAGATATAGATATCATGCACATTGTAACTCTCTGACTTTTGTTTGTTCTGttttttcaaacttgtatGGGAGATAGctttatgtatataaattcTTATTGATTCACCATATTAATACTATATatagttttctttttacaaGAGGAAGCACTACAATTTAAACTTAAGATCTCCCCCGCAACCTCAACACACCCTGATACCATATGAATACCAAAGGCTTACCAGTTAGCATATTCAGAAATCTATTAACCGTCTCTGATAgttttaaaaagataaataagaGGTAGCATTAGAAATTGTAGGTTGACTGAAAACCAAAGTAATAGATTAAATagtaggaaaaggaaaaagggaaaataaacATTTCAAAGATATCAAATGATACCTTGGGAGCAAGTTAAGGGGAATCCTCTGAAGCATTGCGCATGCTGAAAGATCCAGCAATCTAAGCGCAGTCAATTCCCTGAGCTCAATCGGTAACTCGTAAATATGAGAACCGCGAAGGTCTAGAATCTCAAGGTTCTTCAATTTCGCCAATGATGAAACGTTTTCGAGTTTGCACTTTTCCAAGCGCAGAGTTCTAAGATTTGTCAACACTTGAAGTCCTTCAAGTGACAACAGAACACTTTCCAGGGTTAAAACTTTGAGGGCTTTCATTCCTTCAAAAAAAGCACTTGAAACTTTGGTTGAACCATCTCCGCTGAGTAACAGGGTTTCAAGCTTTGGGCATTCCAGTCCATCAGGAAGCCTCTCTATTTTGTTGTTGATCAAGGAGATTGCTGTGAAACATTCGAAACTTTCACTCCTAGGCCACTCCTTCAACCCACGGCCGGCTTTTACCATGAACACTTTCTCTCCTTTTGACATTATCCAGTGAGCAAAATCACGAACCACATCATGCATTTTCACACATTTAGGTTTACCACTATCCAACAACAAACCTGAGCTTTGGAGGTCTTCTAGCTTTGCACGCATCTCCGTCCTTGCATCATCAATTGAGCTAGCAACATGAAACAATCCTTGCCCAAATCCAAATCTGGTCAAATCTTCAATGCTAATATCATAATCTTCCGGGAAAAGGGAACACAATAAGAAACATGACTGGATGTTTTCTCCCTTCAAAAAATCATAACTAATCTTGAGACGTCTATAAATGTCTTCATAGAAATCAGGATTGTCAGAGTGGCGGCAGTCTTTGAGTCGCTTATTGGCCACTGTCCATGCATCAAGAGTTTTATGTTTTAGGGCCCTTCCTATGGTTACAATTGCAAGAGGCAAACCCCTGCATTCTCTGGCAACTTCCCTTGCTACATCATGCAAGCAGGTACCTTCAGAGTCTTTTGTTAGACCTGCATTTTTTTGGAACAATTCCCATGCTTCATCCTCTTCTAAAACTTCAAGGTCAATCATCCTCTGGCAACTCATATAAGAGCATACTTGTCGAAGACGCGTTGtcaaaagaattttacaaccCGTGTGATGTTCACCGACGGGAATCCCAATACCTGTCAAGTCAATGTACTCCCAAAGATCATCAACAATTATCAGAATTTTCTCCACATGTTTCAATCCCCGCCATAATTGCTGTGCTTTCCCATGTTCGCTTTTCTTATCAAACTCTAAATCCAAGCGATCTGCTATCTCATCTTGAATTTTGTCAATGTTTGGATTTTGGGACACGGTAGTCATCACAACTTTATCGAAAAGCTTCACTTCTTCAGCTTTCTTTCCCACTTGTTTGACCAACGTCGTCTTGCCCACCCCTCCCATCCCATGCACTCCAATCACATTCACAGTATCATTCTTCAGCACCTCCCAAATCTGATttaaaacagattttgaagaTTTAGAAGGCATGAAATCCTTAGATGAGAGAAACTCTATGTTGGGAAGAGTAGCGCGATGGCCTATGCGACTGGGATCAAATTTTGAAGTAGTCTCTACAAGTTTAGCCATCCGAAGCGTCTTCTCTGCTATTTTCTTACTTAGCCTGTAACGACAGCTCCAATTAGGACACCAAGTGAGACATGTCTTATTTTCCTGTATCTCATTTTCTAGATTTTCTACTTCTTTCTGAACTTTATCCGCCTCTTGTAGCCAGTCCGTAACATCCTGCTCAATATCTAGAATTTTCCTCTTGGCCTCGTTAACATAATTTTGCAGCCGAGCTTGTGCcgatgaaaatttttgtttctgttcCTTGAATTCTTCAACAACGCTTTGAAAACAAAACACGTGACGAAGATTACTTAATGCTGGGCTCACCACGTATTGCTCCACCAGGTTTTCCGCCACACCAGTAGCAACGGATGTAACTAATTCAGTAGCCATTAATTCTTCGATGATATATCTGAGCTGCAcaacattaattaattcttcttagtaaaatttttcagagagaaagagagagcggcaagaatcaaagaagaaattgtGACAAGTTTGTCAAGTTACCTGGTTTCTGGGGGGAATTGAAGCAAGACCGAAAAGGATTCAGTCCCTAAAACAGCTGCACAAAATTAAGAAAGCCACAATTGTGTGAGGACAGATATTCGTATAGTTGATGACAGATTACGACAATAGACGCAGTTTCAAAGCAATTAGAGATTTCTAGCTTTTTGGGCTTCCTGAGTATTTCCCTATGAGCAAATTGAACACATTACGAAAAGGGGGTCGGGTCGAACTTTTGGTTCTACTTAGAACAGTAGCTGCGGAATCCTACATATGAATTATGATAAGTTTGTCCAAAACGTAAGCACTTCGATCATTGGATGACGTGTGTGGACAAAACCATAAAGCTGGTACAATAATGGAGGTGGACAATTCCACTTTAGTGGAAAAAACCTTTTCTAAAAACCGAACATGTGTCATGGCAAACTAATGGCTAATAATCTAACTTGAAAGATTGCTGTATGTTCAATTCACgagttgttttctttttctctattaTTCTCTAATTATGTTTTTCCCTCACTTTTtaaactataattttttttcctcctaATACTACTAAATTCAAACAAATTGAATACTATCAATTCAGGTTTATTTAACATTTGTTATTCTTCTGTAGTAATTTAAAATCTAAGATTCAAATCCTCCCTTAATTCCTTTTGAAACTTCTTCGtacatattgaaaaaataaaaggaccAAGAAAAATACTATTTTGGTTATCCACAAGAAGAATATAtgtaatattaaataaaaataaaaaaaaatactctttCCGTTCAATATTGAATATTATTCATGTTTTGGCttatataaagattaaaagaaatgttctgactttacttttttttttaaaaaaatgatgatattgataaactacaatttttaatgttaaaaagtaaaagaaaaatattaaaaattaatgtggaatataggaaaaaaaagagttatAGTTgttaaaaaaacaagaaagtggacaaaattatgaaacaaataaaaaaagatgaacGGGGGGAATAATAATTACTTATTACTATCTCTGttattagaaataaaaagTTGTGTATTTTATAGTAAACAATTGTAAGCACTATTCATTATACATAATAATAACGAGTATGCATTTAGTATATTAGCATAAGATAGCATAACTTTTGAGATGTTAATATAGAGCACATATATTTCATAAAGaaacaattaatttttctatttatttatttttaatcgtCAAAATACTAAGTATGTCCAATGATTTATGTTGATCATATTTCTTGtttgaataattatttgaatatcatgtttttattgaaGAAATATTTACACTAATTCTTTATTATGGAGTGACAAACATGTATGTATACTATTGAATCAAATACtcaaatatatattgaaatataacaTATCATATTCAGGCGTGATTATAAATTTAGCAATTGATGGTATAAGATGTTATTATCTTTCCCTTAGGATTGCACCATTTCTCACGCTCATCATAAAGCGAATTAATGCACCGATTAGCTGGCCACCCACCATGACAATCTACCATTAGGATTACATATATGATCTTCCACCATCTACTATCAATTCAATTCTATTTTTTGACTCATTGCATATTGCTTAATGTCATAAGCCAACCTTGTATCGAACTATGATAGCGTAGAGTTATTTAAGAGATTGAgtcttttgtacttgtaaGGGAAATGTCCCTATTTCAAACATTGTAATGGTTGGTGGTGACATCTCTAAAAGTACTTGTTAAGTTTTTAGGGGGAAAGACCCTTAGAAAAGGAATGTTTTCATTTCAAGCGTTGTAATGTCTATTGGTAGAATACGTGTAAAATCTCATAAACTCTTTATAAGGGGTGAGCAGTCGGCGGATTGTTGGGCTGCCTCACTGGTAAAGGTGTGTTTATAGTAATCCATCTAGGACTAGCCCTATAGCTAGACGATGGTGTGTCTTTGTCCCTTTGTAACTATTTTCAcattaataaaatagtttttctttttatgacTTAGTGGTTGCATAAATGGCATTCAGTATGCCCTATGATTTGGATGCATATTTTCTTAAGCTGATTTGTTGCTATCATTAATGTTTGATCAAATATAACTGAGTTCGGCTTACTTGCGTGGAAGTGTCTACTCAAGTGCTGGACGGACTATCTCATACTTAAGTGAACGAGAATAGTTCGTGACAGTTGCTATAAGAGCACGGGGTGAAACGTGCTAATCTAAAGAGTAAAAATGGTGACCATGCGGAGTGCACTAGAGGACCATCAGATGATTAATGAGCTAGAGGTTGTAGTGGCCATAGTAAAAGCTCAGATGGTTCTGCGCGAACGaatagatgaaattaagaCAGTCCAGCGAAAACTATTTGAGATGATCAATACCTTGAGTGATGAGTCCAAGGATGCATTGAGCACTCTCCAAGGTGAGATTGGAGAATTGAAAGCTTAGCTAAATCTTTTGGTTATTGCTACAAGTAATGCTAGTGAAAGTTCAAGAGATAGAGTTAAAAGGGACAAAGTGCCGAAACCCAAATAATATGAAGGGGTTAAAGATGCTAAGGAGTTGGAGAACTTTCTTTTTGATATGGAGTAATATTTTCAAGCTGTGTGCATGAAGTCAAAGGAGGACAAAGTGGCGATGACTTCAATGTATCTTGTTGGGGACATGAAGTTATGGTGGTGTTCCAAATTCATTGATGGTGAGTGTCAAATCAACACTTGGGCAGACCTAAAGTAGGAATTGAAGAGCTACTTTTTTCTTGAGAATGTTGAGTATATGATGTGATAAAAATTACAGGAATTGTCACAAACGGGATTAGTGTAGGAGTTCATAAGGAACTTTTTACTTTAATGTTAGATATCAAGGATATGACTAAAAACGATAAACTGTTCTATTTCCTTAAGGGTTTGAAACCATTAGCAAAGATGAAGTTATAGCGATAGAAGGTACAAGATGTGACTTCTGTGATGGCGATTGTCGAGCGTCTTATTGATTATAATGAAAACtctagcaaaaaaaaaaaagacccaTTATCCAAGACCAGTAACTCTAGATCAAAcagtaaaatttttcaaagtgAGCAAACTTTCGAGTGAAGGAGGTGATAAAAGACCACCTGTTAGAGACTCACCCCAACCGAGAACAAACAAGTAATGGAACTTCAAGCCAAGACCTCCGATATCTTGCTTTTTAAGCAAAGAACCTCATCGAGTAGCTGACTATCCTTATTGAACAACTCTCAGTGAGATATGCATTACCAATGTCGAGACACCTCCACCCCACACCACAGTCAAAGAGGTTGAGGAAGAGCCAGCATGAATGGGTTCTATTCGTTTTTGCAGTGCCTTATAAGCACAACTAGAAAAGATAGAGAAGGAGCCCTAACGAGGTCTAATATATGTAGAGGTGTTGTTGAATGAG from Theobroma cacao cultivar B97-61/B2 chromosome 5, Criollo_cocoa_genome_V2, whole genome shotgun sequence carries:
- the LOC18598948 gene encoding probable disease resistance protein At4g27220 isoform X2, which gives rise to MATELVTSVATGVAENLVEQYVVSPALSNLRHVFCFQSVVEEFKEQKQKFSSAQARLQNYVNEAKRKILDIEQDVTDWLQEADKVQKEVENLENEIQENKTCLTWCPNWSCRYRLSKKIAEKTLRMAKLVETTSKFDPSRIGHRATLPNIEFLSSKDFMPSKSSKSVLNQIWEVLKNDTVNVIGVHGMGGVGKTTLVKQVGKKAEEVKLFDKVVMTTVSQNPNIDKIQDEIADRLDLEFDKKSEHGKAQQLWRGLKHVEKILIIVDDLWEYIDLTGIGIPVGEHHTGCKILLTTRLRQVCSYMSCQRMIDLEVLEEDEAWELFQKNAGLTKDSEGTCLHDVAREVARECRGLPLAIVTIGRALKHKTLDAWTVANKRLKDCRHSDNPDFYEDIYRRLKISYDFLKGENIQSCFLLCSLFPEDYDISIEDLTRFGFGQGLFHVASSIDDARTEMRAKLEDLQSSGLLLDSGKPKCVKMHDVVRDFAHWIMSKGEKVFMVKAGRGLKEWPRSESFECFTAISLINNKIERLPDGLECPKLETLLLSGDGSTKVSSAFFEGMKALKVLTLESVLLSLEGLQVLTNLRTLRLEKCKLENVSSLAKLKNLEILDLRGSHIYELPIELRELTALRLLDLSACAMLQRIPLNLLPRLVSLEELYIDYPSFEQWTIEEKSAEGSNASLSELYQLPHLSALTLCIRSKFLSKYFVFPNLERYAIVVNKWQRDHYPTSKTLKIKESSLNAFNKLLLSVEDLSLDSITGYKNLVPRLDRRGLQKLTFLELQDCKDIQCLIDTTQHQVPTPAFSNLVMLTMSNMVSLKQLCSGPPPKQFLQNLEELTIRSCMDMISAVPGVQNLREVTIKDCGQLQVVFEMDKLLHANQENEPPLLSNLIYLELELLPELWCIWKGPTNHVGLRSLKVVRVQHCNRLTSLFSPSLAQGLSELEELEILHCPELKQIFAEFEDDDEISPNSFLRPSHLPKLTTIRIIDCSKLEYVFPMSMAEGLPQLKSLCIIDSSQLQQIFSTAKEKDEKDIVLSQLKSLVLQNLMHLKSFCPENCFITLPSLEKLKVYRCPQLTHFTGQLPATMLAQLKELSLFKVGNNSQLYNRDGPQLRQRSYDSEYLTIGNCQEIFQLQGGYLLLNLKALHLEDLSELQVIWKGPTELASLQNLTILMLIDCKSLRYVFPPMLAQHLSNLSFLCVKGCQALEQIIYEGQSSTSTSNVPLQPTSFPNLRKIWIIGCNSLKTLFPIIVAHCLLKLEEFKVEGACKLEQIFGHEDETDLKDEKEMLLPQLKRLFLKRLPSLTRFIPECYHFVLPTLEYLEVKECLKIATSFLVDSESSMHAQTKEFCLFNIRNKNQQCATIVPDLGQESPNLEYFSARNHERTCQAQGGHTHSSLRVLRLETLPELCIIWKDPLQYVTLGNLIKLKVIGCRRLRHVFSPTIAQNLLHLKYLKIWECEALQQIITEDQISSSQVHLEVCFPNLIRLQIGKCKNLKRLFPASFVGYLSKLRYLIIQEAFELEHLFGHEGEASTKDGKEKKMVLPHLEVLFLGNLPSILSSTPEGYHFIFQSLRSLTIEECPKMASTFTVDSNLCVHAKTEAFQLVQKDTKKSTTTIQGIEDAINRHSSKDIYWYRWYQPNVLPPYTEEPGENFSQ